The Maridesulfovibrio salexigens DSM 2638 region TATGAAGAAGAGTACGGAATTTATCAGAGAGGGGACACTCGTTATTATATCAGTTGCGGTGTCGGAATATGGGGGCCGCCGTTACGCACTACAGCCAGACCGGAAGTGGTACTGATGAAGATTCGGATTTAGATGGTTTATGTCCGGGGAGATTGTTAAATCTCCCCGGATTTTTAATTATCTGGGGAATGAACCGTTATTGATATCAATGCAGGTTCCGTTGATGTATTCTGGGCAGTCAGTTGCCAGCCAGTGCATGGCGGAAGCTACTTCTTCCGGTTTGCCGAAGCGTCCGGTGTAGACCGCGGCTTTGATTGCGTCACGGCGGGCTTGGGGAATTGTGTGCAGCATGTCGGTTTCAATGGGACCGGGAGCAACTGCATTTACCACGATTCCGTGAGGGCCGAGAATTTTTGCAAAGCTTTTGGTCATGTTGATGACTCCGGCTTTGGTAATTCCATACCATACATCGGGGTGCCCGATCTGTCCGGCGATCGATGCGTTGTTGACAATACGACCGTACTTTTTGTCTTTCATTGATTCGGAAACGGCGGTAATCAGGGCCACCGGAGCCTCAATGTTAATCTTGAGGACTTGATCTACGCTTTCAGCGGTATATTCGTCATACGGTGTTGCGTACATAACTCCGGCATTGTTGATAAGCACATCGATTGCAGGCAGTCCGGCAATGAATTCAGGGATTCCTGCTACATTTTGAAAATCGAATTTTTCGGTTCTTACCTGCGGATGCTGGTTGTACTTGAAGTTTGAGAAATCACGGGCCGCGACGATTACGTTGGCTCCGTCTGCGATGAACATCTCGGTAAGCTCAAGGCCGATCCCCTTGTTTCCGCCGGTAATTAAGACAGTTTTATTTTCCATTATGAGTTCCTTTATTAGTTTTTGAAGTGATACTTTAAGTTTGGGTGAACTAGTAAAGCCTAAAGGAATTCGGAAATCAAGGGTTCATCTATTTGTCTGATTCTTTCATCAT contains the following coding sequences:
- a CDS encoding SDR family NAD(P)-dependent oxidoreductase; amino-acid sequence: MENKTVLITGGNKGIGLELTEMFIADGANVIVAARDFSNFKYNQHPQVRTEKFDFQNVAGIPEFIAGLPAIDVLINNAGVMYATPYDEYTAESVDQVLKINIEAPVALITAVSESMKDKKYGRIVNNASIAGQIGHPDVWYGITKAGVINMTKSFAKILGPHGIVVNAVAPGPIETDMLHTIPQARRDAIKAAVYTGRFGKPEEVASAMHWLATDCPEYINGTCIDINNGSFPR